CCGCTTCTCCTCTTATTGCCATATTTTGGATGGAGGAATACGcaaaagaggagagaggagtAGGAAGGGCGGAGCTCCGGAGACTAGATCAGATGCGAATTAATTCGATCTTTCTTCCCCCCATTTTAACTGGGGGTGGGGGTTCTGCTCCTCCTCGCTAGGATTTCGTAAATAATCCTTTAACTAATCATGGACGAGATGGGACCATTTTCTGCTCCTATCTGCGAACACCAGATTCAAGCTGGAAAAAGTTCTTTTCTAATATTATCATGATTATATAAACCCTGATTGCGACGAAGGTTGGCATTTCTATCGGACCGTAATTTCATAAGGTCTTTCTGGATGGCAATACGACAAGTACATGTATTGGGTGGCCGCGAATAGATAAGAAGAGGGCTTCTCTGCTTTGATTCCTAAATAGGAGACTTCTAATTGTTATTTGTCCGCAAGTTACGAGATTTTTGGtgatttgttgttgttgttgttttaagAAAAAACTTACTTTTCGAAATCTCGTCtcaatgatttttgttttgttgtttttttaaacaaaaactTACTTTTCGAAATCTCGTCTCAATTTAAACAATTTTTTCTGCTGGCTCTGTAAGTGCTTTTCTAGCCGtctgtccctttttttttcagataacGAAACAGAGCTTCCTATTTTTATCGTATAATTCATCTGTTTGCGGCAGGGCAATGACGGAGAACGGGGATTTCAGCTTCGCCATGGACGCCAACGCGGTGGCCCGCAACGGGTTGCCTCGGATCCAGACCCACGGCAGCGGCAAGAAGAAGCCGGATAACGGGATCTGCCACGACGACAGCGGGCCGCCGGTGAAGGCCCAGACCATCGACGAGCTCCACTCGCTCCAGAAGAAGAGGTCCACCCCCACCACCCCCATCAAGGATGGCCAAGGTGGCACCGCCTTTGCCATCCTCTCCGAGGAGGAACGCCACAAGCTCCAGCTCCAATCCATCAGGTCAGTTCCCTCTATCTCTATATACGTCATATATGCATCTATATCTACGACCACTATACGTAGATCTGCTTGTGATTCCCGAAAAGAAGATTACATTGGCAAGGAGAGCCGTCCGACGGGTCCTCCTCATGGCAGTGATTGGATTGTGCGCGTCGGCTCTGCCTGGGATTCGTAAGATTCTGGTAGGGCCTCGATAGCAGGACCCGCTTCAAAGACGATGCAGtcgaaaacaaaagaaaatcacCTTATAGCAGCTCCCGATTGAGGCCTTCAACTCCCCCACCCACCCACGCGCACACAACAAAAAGAagggaaggaaggaaagaaaaaaaaagctactTTAGGCTTTTACTCGTGGGACCCGGGTTCGGGATACTTGCATGCCACGGGGATGGACGGCCATGGATGCCGTCTTACCCTCATCTCTTGCCGACGCTATTACGTATATCATTTTAATAATGCTTCTTATTTTCCTTTCGGAGGGTATATAGAATAATTTGCTTTCTTGCCTCCACGGCCGGAAAGCGCGCCTTCAAATACGGGAAATCTGTGGCCAAAGACCACACTGGGGTACGTGTTTTGTACGCGCGTCCTCGTATGATGATTATGATGCCCAAGGGAGGGCCCACCTGGATTGGTCGCTTCTACGGTTCGACTAAGATatcacaaaaaataataaagaaaaaaaccaCAGGACCGTGCAGTCAGACCCGGTCCCCCGGCTTTACccggcttctctctctctctcctgctGCCAGCTCCGCTCCCACCCAGGCGTCAGCGTATGAGTTACAACCGTCGTCCAAAAAGTCTCAGGCTCCCGTAAGTTCATGAATATACGatagatttctttttctttatcgttTGGGTTCATGTACTTATagggattttttttaataaaaataattatatcaaTACTTTTAGAATTTTGCAGCAGTCCTTTGAGCTGATCTCAGTTTAACAGCCAAAACGTTCTTTATATCTATGATTAAACTGTCGAATTTACATCCGTTGTTGGATTGAGGTTGGTAACCTAGATAATGAAGGTTCCATATGACAAATATTAACTGAATTGCCGTCGTCCACCAAAACAAAGGAGGAATAGTATCCATCGTGAAAAGCTCACTTTAGGTTATTTCATTCACCAGTTGATGGGATATATAAGCAAtcgtgatctttttttttttttcttcttctaatgTATATACGACCTCATTTGCATGCGTTCTCACGAGCTGGTATGGATGATTCATGGCAGTGCGTCGCTGGCGTCGCTGACACGGGAGACAGGACCGAAGGTGGTGAAAGGCGACCCGGCGAGGAAGGCAGAGACACCCAAGGTGGGGGCGGAGCACCACCACTACTTCACCCCCACCATCAGCATCAGTGACAGCGCCCTCAAGTTCACCCACGTGCTCTACAACCTTTCCCCCGCCGGTAATTGATTCTTCCTTATTCCCGCTCCACTCCCATCCTTTTTATTATCTCTTTTCTACCCTGTTTGCCCCACTCACCTTACTTTTCATGTCACCTGAGCCCATAGCTTGTCACGAGCACCGGACTCTGTCCACCATTTTCTTGGTGGACAATTCCTTGGACCGAAGCCTCCAGGGGTAGCCTTTATATTTCTGGGGGTGCTGAGTGATGTTGACCTCTCACTACTTTTCAAAAAGGAAGGCAGTTTTGAGTTTTTTTCCACCTTTATTCACATTAAGGGCCCGATATATCTTCCCCCAATTTGTCGAGATCTTTCCGGAGCACCGAGGTCACCCCACGCATTTTTCTTTTGCCTCGTGACATGTCCCAGTCTGCTGCGGTCTGACTGTCTGGCTTGCGAATGGCATGCCCGTGGTTCATAGGAACACATACATTGCATTAAACTACTGTAGAACTCCTGAACTAGTTTTTGATTCTTATTTCTTTCAATTGTCCGAAGATATTAATAAGGAATTGATTTTATGATTCAGTTGCTGATTGTTCACGAACACTTAACATTTTAACGATTCCATACGTTGCTACTTGTAGgagccccttttttttttttttgctattgtTTGTCATCCGTCTCTTCTGTTCTTATTTTAATATGGATAAATTAGATATCAATTATCTTACATTCTTCGAAGTTATTTGTTCTTTTCTGTTGCAATTGCCCTTTTTCTTTCGAAACTTTTTGACGAGTTCTCCCTATTGCGTTCCATATTCTGGATCATGGCGTCTTTACCTTGTTTGTTCCCAAGCACCAGACTTCTGACTATGCTATGATTGATTGCTAAGACAGTTTTGTTTACTGCCGTCTTCATATTTTTTCTGCACAATAATAGACATAAGTGTGGGCGATTAGCATCTGACGTGCTGCTCCACCGGTTTAGATGTTGACTTGTTTTCTCGAGTTTATCATATTAACCGATGACTTTTCTCAGACAACGACAGTGGTAGGAAATGAAAGTAGACATCCTCTGCTTTCTGTGTGCGCATGTCTGACAAAAAAATTGTATTCAAAACAGAGCTATATGAACAAGCCATTAAGTACGAGAAGGGATCATTTATAACGTCGGCAGGGGCCTTGGCCACCTTGTCCGGTGCGAAGACAGGTCGATCTCCAAGGGACAAACGGGTCGTCAAGGATGAGACCACCGCAGAGGAGCTCTGGTGGGGAAAGTAAGTACCAGTCCTGCTTCCGTTCTGTATTTGCTTGAGCATATCTCGTGCTTGATTTGTTAATTTCTTTTCCTTCCGTTGTGCATTCAGGGGCTCACCGAACATTGAGATGGATGAACACACGTTCCTGGTGAACAGGGAGAGGGCTGTCGATTACCTGAATTCTCTGGAAAAGGTACTTGCAATActcttttttaattaaaaaaaatagtccgAAATATAGAGTTTTTGGCTGGGAGTTGTTACTAATACATAAGGGGGTTAGGTATGTCGTGGTGAGAGTTGTATAGAGAAAGTTGGCTATTATTGAGTACTTCTGGGAATTTCCTGGGAATTTTGAGGATCAAACCGATATGTATCATTTGACAGATCTTCGTCAACGATCAATTCCTGAACTGGGACCCGGAGAATCGGATCAAAGTCCGGATCGTCTCGGCGAGGGCCTACCATTCCCTATTCATGCATAACATGTAAGTATGAACACCAAACAGAATAGTAGGATACGGTTCGTTTTTGCAGTACCGCCTGCTACGGTTATCCAGATAAGTAATCCTCTTGTCGTTTAATTGGCTGCTGTTACGTTAATAAAGTCATATATAGTAATAGATGCCGCGTAGGCGTGGCTGTGTTTGCTTTCGAAGACGATGGGCAAGCATGAGAATTCAGTACGTAAGTAGTGGTAAATAGTTGTTGTGCATACGATGACTGGATGGGTGACAGGTGCATCCGGCCCACGCCTGAAGAACTGGAGAATTTCGGTACTCCGGACTTCACGATATACAATGCTGGACAATTTCCATGTAATCGTTACACGCATTACATGACATCCTCCACTAGCGTAGATCTAAACCTCGCTAGGAGGGAAATGGTCATCCTCGGCACGCAGTATGCTGGGGAGATGAAGAAGGGTCTGTTCAGTGTGATGCACTATCTCATGCCTAAGAGACAAATCCTCTCCCTGCATTCTGGCTGCAATGTGGGCAGAGATGGTGACGTTGCCCTCTTCTTTGGACTGTCAGGTAAGTTCCGACTCATCGGAAACTGGTGCCGTCACCTGCCCCACCCCGCACCCGCGCTCCTCTCTGCTCTCTGTCCGGGACCTAATTCGCACCTCCCCATATGTGAATTGTGATTCATTGATGCTGCATCCCCTGCCATCGTCGTTGATGacttcttcgtcttttgcgCAGGCACTGGGAAGACGACTCTGTCCACCGATCATAACAGGCTGCTCGTCGGAGATGACGAGCACTGCTGGGGCGATACCGGTGTTTCGAACATCGAGGGTGGCTGTTATGCGAAGTGCATCGATctatcgaaggagaaggagcccGACATCTGGAACGCCATCAAGTTTGGAACTGGTGAGGATCTATATCATGATATCACTTTTTTTCAGCTTATTTCTTCTACAGaacagatctctctctctctctctctctcgaacgGCTTCGGATGCTACACCTGCCTATACAAGAACAAGAACTATTCCTAATCCAGaagttctctcctttttttgtaACGAAACTTGGGTCTCCTGCAGTGCTGGAGAATGTGGTATTCGACGAGCACACGCGGGAGGTGGACTATTCGGATAAATCTGTTACTGGTAATTCTTCGCCTTATTGATCATGAGTAAGTTGGGTCGTACCATGAAGATGTCTCGAATTTCATCATGTTGCCGTGCTAATTTATTTTGGCAGAAAATACTCGTGCTTCCTATCCGATCGAATACATCCCCAATGCAAAGATCCCGTGCGTTGGGCCGCACCCTAAAAATGTTATCCTCTTGGCATGCGATGCTTTTGGCGTGCTCCCACCTGTGAGCAAGTTGAGCCTTGCTCAGACCATGTATCATTTCATCAGTGGCTACACTGCACTGGTACACAATTTTATCCTAAAAACATATataatcttttgtttttttttttgaagttatgGTTTCTTATGTTGCtgctgaaaaatgaaaaaaaataggtGGCTGGCACGGAAGATGGCATCAAAGAGCCGCAGGCAACATTCTCTGCTTGCTTTGGAGCAGCATTCGTGATGCTCCATCCCACTAGGTATGCAGCAATGCTGGCCGAGAAGATGCAGAAGTATGGCGCCACTGGTTGGCTTGTCAACACCGGCTGGTCGGGTGGAAGGTATATATAGAGCAAAGCTGTCCGATGATTTAATTAAAATGCCCGCTTGCGAATCATCCCTCgtgtttttttcttctattcgaCATCCTTCGAGCTTTTTGTTTTCAGGTATGGTGTTGGGAGTCGCATCAAGCTGGCTTACACTCGGAAGATCATTGATGCCATACACTCTGGTAGCCTCCTGACCGCCAGTTACAAGAAGACGGAGGTGTTTGGGCTGGAGATACCGACCGAAGTCGAAGGCGTGCCGTCCGAGATCCTGGACCCGATGAACACTGTAAGTTGCCGCCTATTAATCTCTCCACTCCTTTGCGTTCATCCTTTATATACCGAACCGTAGTTACCCATATTATCACCGCCCAATACCATTGCAATGGATCCTTTCCATGCGAAACACCCTTCATAACATGATCATACACCTGAGGCCTCTAATGGTTTTCGTTTGGTGTATAGTGGGTGGACAAGGCAGCCTACAAGGAGACTCTGCTGAAGCTGGCTGGTCTGTTCAAGAAGAACTTTGAGGTGTTTGCGAACTACAGGATTGGAAAGGACAGCAAGCTGACCGAGGAGATCCTTCATGCTGGCCCGAACTTCTGAACGACGGATGGTGACAACAACCTTAGAAACCTAGTGATCCttgaataaaattatatatatatatatatatatatgtgtgtgtgtgtgtgtgtgtgtgtgtgtgtgtgtgtgtgtgtgtgtgtgtgatctatatatatatgtgtgtgtgtgtgtgtgtgtgtgtgtgtgtgatctATCTATGTAAAACTCATTTTTCTGTTCCCTAGTCGAATGATCCTTGAATTTTAAATTCAGTCTCTGGATGCACAAATCCTTTGATGGCTGCAATAATGCTCCCTTGTATCACGACTATGATCGTTAGCCTGTATTGGAATTATATAGCTTTTGCTTTATGAATTTTCTGATCCAGTAGGATGATCAGGCTCCTATCTTTACAAAAAGGAGTGAATAGGGTCTAGGATCTTTAAGAAAAGGATTTTGCTTTTCAGCGAAGGGTGCCAGCTAGCTAAGGCTGGTTTGCTTCATGAGCTACTTTTCAGTACCTGTCAAGATTGTACCCAAAAGATGGATGCCAATTTCTTGTAGCGTAGATGATCATAGACTCATGAAAAATGGCCATCTCCGATCATACCAAAACACAAACCTCCTAATTAAACATTGCTacttcaaaagaaaagaaaagaaaagaaaagaaaagaaaggaaaggaaaagtccCTCCCACCCCGCGGCCGTGccgctcctctctctctctctctctctagcaaaattaagaaaaacatGATGTCTGCCGTGGAAGCAAAGCATTCCATTAAATACCTCCATCGATCTGATTCTGCAGAAGCATGACCAAGCCCTGGTTGATCAAGTCTTCCGCACGTCTGCCGCAATCAGCAGCTAGATAATAAAAGCAGGTAAGTTCCTGCCAGATAATACCGTATGGTGGGTGCATAATTCCAACAACACAAAGCATAAACCAGCCGAAAATCTTTTCAGAAGGAAATGCTAAAcattatagaaaataaaaatcaatgtacTAACATATTATTTTAGAACTTGGGACCACGACCCATTAGCAAATCAAATTCACCTCTGTTACCGAATCGGTTCCTATTAAAACCAGAAGACCATCCATCATACATCACCAGCTGCAAATGAAACCTATAGAGAGTTCAGGAAGTCTTTACCATATCTCTCTACCAAGAAATGCCGAGGGGGTTTATCATTTCCCAATATAGTTGTTGAACTCAATGAGAAGCCGAGAAGGTTCTCTTATTGAAAAGTAGAGGATCAGTGAAGTAGAATGTGCAGACACCTGGACCCAAAAAAGTGTGAAGATGAACGCATACGGATGAAAGACCTCTTAACAGTGTAGCAGGCTAGCAGCAGATCATTCAATACCTCTATAAGTTTAACTCCGAGTTTTTTCCACCTTGGCTTTAATCTTTTGCTCCATGATTGCTTTCTCAGTGTCTAGACTGAACATCCGATTTAGCGCATGCATATTTTCAAGGGTCTCATCAAGTGTTCTACTGTCACTGCCATCGCATCTCAAGTGCTGCAATGGACCATGAAGCAGCTTGTTAACTATACCACTGCTAAGCTCTTCTATAGCCCTTCTCATTTTCTTTGTCAAAGCATCATCCCCAATCTTTTGTAAACACTTCTCAAGCTCCGAAGCCTTGATTCTATCAGCATAGGACCTTAATTTTTTGATAGTAGGGACAGTCTCCAGAGAGTCCCTCCATGCCTCAAACCGCTTTAATTCTTGAGTGATGATTGCTCGAGCTTCCATTGCTTTCCTTAGCCGATCTTCCTTGTTGGCTTCCACGACTGACTTAAGGTCGTCGACATTATACACTCGTGCATATTCAAGATCTGAAACACAGGATGCGACATTCCTAGGAACAGAGATATCAATGAAAAGCCTCACAGCCCCAATAGCGTCGCTCACAGGAGGCAGGCCTTCAACatgttcttttaaaaataatggtGTCTCGGATGCTGTGCTCGTGAACACCACATCAGCTTCAGCAGCAGAGGGTAGCATGTCAGTGAAAGGTCTGAAGATTATTTCAACATCCTTCATTTCCTCACGTATAGCATCAACCTTTTCCACAGACCGATTTACAACCATGATCCTTTGGAATCCCTTTGCAACAAGATGTTTGATCACAAGTTTCCCCATCTTGCCAGCTCCAATAACCAGCATCCTGGCAGATGGCAAGTAGGACTTCGGAAGCTTCATCAGCGCTAACTCCACTGCAGCTGAGCTGACAGAAACTGCGCCAGAGGATATGTTAGTCTCACTACGAACACGCTTTCCAGCAGTGATTGCATCCTTGAACATCCTGTCAATGTTCTTCCCCAATCCTCTGCTACCTTGCCCAACTCTAACAACTTGTTTAACTTGTGCAAGGATCTGTCCTTCTCCCAGGACAAGGGAGTCAAGCCCAGCTGATACTTCAAACAAATGCCCAGTAGCATCACTGTCACGAAGCATAAATAGATGCTGTCGGAGCTCTGAAACAGGAATTCCACTAGTCTGCATTTTAAACAGAATAAAGAAGCATGTGACTGGTTGAAATACAAAACACTCGTCCACATCCCCATTTTCTATAGTCAAAAAGAACAACTAGAATACAAATGCAAATGCATAAGATGAACACCACATTAAATAACTTAAATATTGATTACCTTAGCCATCCACTCTGTCACTTCTCTGATTCCTCGATGCCAAGACAAAACCACCACATATATTTCCATTCTGTTGCAGGTACTGAGAACAGCAGCTTCTTCTACATGATTCAAACTGCAAAGCTCTTCGATAGCACGAGGCCATTGAGCCTCTGGAACAGCAAGTTTTTCACGCATTTCGACTGGAGCTGTGTGAACACTAAGACCTATAACAGCTATGCTGCTTCTCTCCTTCATATATCCTAATAAGAGTAAAGCACAAtatggtcaaaaaaaaaaaatgttgcatAACCACCACGAATATCAACTTGCTAGAATACAGACATCAAACACGTGTCAAACAAGTGAAATAATATCCTAATAAATGCATAATCTGATGACTGTGAACTAATATCCTAGTAAATGCAGATTCCGATGACTGACTTCAAGGAAAAGAAAGTGCACAACAAGATCATGGTAACACAGCAAACTTTTCTAAAATGCCAATTGTCTAGAACATCCAGACATGGACATCAAGACAAACTCCTCTTCCCATGGGATTGGAgacaaaataattaattaatgcaTATAAAGGCAATGTAAAGTTGAATACTCAATAAGGCTAACAAGTTCACAGAATACAAAGGGTGAAAAATCCTGATGCATACAAGTATTAAAactgatgaaagtctttaagatCCTTGCCAAACAATGAAGAACCCATCTCACACCATGGAGATCCAAGGGGTACCATATGCTTTGAGTGCAAGATCAAATGACACCACGGAGATCCAAGGGGTGCCATATGCTTTGAGTGTAAGATCAAATGAGAAATGATCAGACTGTTTCCTCTACCCTCTGCAAAGGCTCCACTAGAGCCTTTTTGGAGTCTAGAAGTGGAGCCACATGAAGGCCAATAAGCTCACAAATAGGAAGTGTGAAAACCCCACGATCCACACAagtattaaaatggatgaatgtCTCCAAATCCTTGCCAAACAACGAAGAAGCCATCTCACACCATCGACGTTCAAGGGGTGCCATATGCTTTCAGTGAAAGATCAAATGAGATGATTGGACTGGTTTCTCTACCCTCTGCAAAGGCTTCACTAACGGCTTTTTGGAGTCTAGTAGTAGAGCCCATGCAACTCAAGTTGCAGGTGCAGGCCAGCTCACTTGTTTATTCTGTAATTTAAAATGCACGGTAAGTTGAGTTGCTAGTTAGGCTGCAAAGCAGGGCTATCTTGCGGTAGGTTGACTTGTCGTTAAAATGATCGTAGGGCAAGTTGCAGTGGCTCGAGTTGGGGCCTTAATTTAAAGAATGAattttctctcctcctccttcccttccccttTCCTCCCTTGCCCAAATCTCGAGTCCCTCAATGTTGCCACAGGCCCTTGTCACATCTAGGGGGCCATGGCGACCTCCTCGTCCTTGAACTTCATTATAGCAAGCCCCTCCTTCTCCTGCTTCCCTTCCCCTCTCCTTCCCCACCCTGCTTTTGAGTCATTTCTCGCCACCAGCCCTCATCACCAGCCCTCCTTCACCTTACCATGAATTTTTACCGCaccacactcctcctccactccACCTCCCCTTCCACTTCCACCCACCCTCTCCGAAACTCTCCTTTACGTTCTCTACATTCCTCAAGGCTTGCACCATCATCCGGCTCCTCGCCCATGGGCACCGAGGTCCATGCAAAGGCCCTCACTGCCAGTGGCTCTGATGCCAACCTCTTCATCCAAAACACCTTTATCTTCATATACATCAAGTGCTCCAATCTAGTATTTGTTGCAAGGTGTTCGACGGAATGTCTGTTAGAAACACCTCTCTTTTCCCCAAACTCTCTTACTAACACAGGAAGTAAGCTACCTTATAAGTCAAGTACTGCAACTTGAGTTGCAGTGCAATTTCAACTACATTGGCTCCAAACTGCCCCTTGATAGGGCCACAATTACCACTCATCTTAAAATGATCAATATTTTTTCAATGAAAAGAGACGATCTAGGGAGGAAAACTTTGCATCAATGCATTCCCTCATCTTGTAATATTAAAACATGAACATCCCACATGCTTACATGACATCGCATCTCAAGAAATTAATGCAAGATTTTCAAGGAAGATAATTGAGGTCGCAACAATAAcacgatcaaaaaaaaaaaaaaaagattaatcgATTGCAAGCCCTTTATACCTCTTCGGAGAGgggatcaacaaaaaaaaaaaaaggaaatcaacAGGCAGAACATCCACTTTTCATGGAGAAATATCTCTTCAACTTTCGAACATGCGTCTAACAAAGCAGCAGCAACAGAAGCAATGGGCATGGTGCTGGAGGGAATGACTTACGGTCAGCGGAGATCTTGAATTGCTCGAGAGCCGAGGCGCTGGACGCCCGGGATGCTGTCCTCGCTTCCACCAGATCCACCGTGGCCTCGCACCGGGGGCTCCCCCGAACCCTCCCCCTAGGGTTGCCGACACAGACCGGAGGTCTCGGGACGACCCGGAACCCGGGCAAGGCAGAGAACGGGGCATTCGAGCTCTTCCGACGAAGGGAAGGCGCTGCCTTCGGCCCCAGAAGGGAGGCCACAGAACCGCTCACGACCGCCATCGGATGAAAACCCTAGCCCTTACGAAAGGGAGAAAAAaacctttccttttttcttgggTTTGGGTGTCCGTTTCTTCTTCTGTGGGAACAGAGAGAGAATTCGatcgagcgagcgagcgagaggaaggagcgcCGCGTCCGCCCGATCGCCGCCTCTCCCCTCTCTTTCTGTATCGATCTACGTATCTATCTGTACCTATCTACCTCTCTCGGGGTTGCGTTGTGTCCGGACTTGGAAAGGGGCCGGTTGCGGGGGCAAAAGCCGGCTCCGGTGGAATGAATAAATGGCGGTcaggagaggagggagaggaagaggaggctgtTGGGCGCGTGGGCCCGCTCTTCTCGTGGTCGGGGTCGGGGTTGGGGTTGGTTGGTGGGGTCCGCCGGGTGGCGAGCAGGGATGGGGTCTCGGCTCTTGTTCGGCTTCTGATTGGTTGGTGCTACAGGCGCTCCATCCACCCTCCCCTCGGCTCCACTTCTTTTCCCGATCTCCTTATCCCTTCCATTTCGCATTGGTCCATGGTTGGACTCTTCTTTCCCTAATCAAATTCCGGTGATTCTGGATAACTGGCATGACTGCAGCCGTGATGTAGAAAGTTGGGTTTTTCTTGATGCAAACTGGCTCGAAGATATGAGGGGCGTTCGAGTGCCTGGTGAATGGCCGTGCAACTCAGAAGCTTTTTGCATAAAATCCTAGTTGCTTGTGCTCATTTACATACGTAGCTGTTTTATCACGTAATTGGTGGTAGGATGTACCTGCTCTCTCCTACCCCCCACCCACCGGACCAACGTTGGTGGGCCCCGTATTAGGTGGTGAACCAATTTTTCGCAGGATTTATCTTCATTTACTTTGAATCAGTTACTGGAAGATGCCATGGCGAGTGTCATGACTTGGAATATTACAGTACTTAAACTATactaaatataatatatgtGCACACATATATGCTAATGCTATATTATTAAATGTTTAAATGAGAGAAATATTATATTTTGGATTCTATTTATCAAATTTTATGAGTAAAGTACCCTCCTTTCTTCACAAACCTCTgtacaaaaaatatataattaataagtCGGATACAAAAGCACGTGCTTCTGTTTTTATTTGTACctattttatcttttatctACGCATTGTTTTCCAAAAAAGTTGGACTTTGCTTAATGGAGGCTCCGCTCATCAGTCATCTACATTCTAAACCTAATAAATTCTTCTTAAATTTCAAAGTCAGATAAATATGGTACCTTGTTTCTAATTCTTGTGTGTTATCTCTTACTCTCCCAATATCTCgatcattttaatttttttaatgtgcATTGTGCCAGTATCTAGTTGCTAAAAGGATAAGAAAGCAACAAGTTTAATACATGAAATTAATATCGCGAAGAAAGTTGGTAATCGTTAATTGGAAAGAAAATATTACCAAGAGATTTAAATGAGAATGCAGGGGATCTTTGGTTCATCCCAATTGAATGTGACCTAAAAATGAGATTGCAACAACTGAATTTGTAGCACGAAGAGATACATATAAATGAAAATACTTTTGTTTGGACAAATGCAATAGTAGAGGTTGGAAttattctccttccttcctcgaTCATTAATGGCCAACTTGGTGAAGGCAAAGGAGTGCCAAAGTAGTCCGTAGGAGTCATCAGGAGGCAACCGAGGTGGAGAAATGAAGTGTCGGGACTGCCAATCCAGGCACTAGGGTAGCCAATTAGAACACCTAAATGGTCAATTAAGGTGCCGAGGTAGTTGATTTGAGCACCAAAGTGGTCCATCAAAGTGCCAGGGTGGTCTCATAGTGGTCATGGAGCGGCCTATCGGAGTGTTAGAATGACTAGTTGTACCATGGAAAGCATGGAAAGATAGTTTGGTTTAGGAGAACGAAGAAATAGCAGTCATGGGCTCGAAGGAGATTAATTAGGAGAGTTTTTGATCTATGAGATGCTGCATCTTGCCTCGTAGTCATTTTGACAAAGAGTTAGAAATGTTGCATATAAGCCAACTTTGTAATTCGAATTGCTGCAGCTCAGTGAAGCTGCAGCAAATACTTGGGGC
Above is a genomic segment from Phoenix dactylifera cultivar Barhee BC4 chromosome 2, palm_55x_up_171113_PBpolish2nd_filt_p, whole genome shotgun sequence containing:
- the LOC103708389 gene encoding phosphoenolpyruvate carboxykinase (ATP) 1-like, with the translated sequence MTENGDFSFAMDANAVARNGLPRIQTHGSGKKKPDNGICHDDSGPPVKAQTIDELHSLQKKRSTPTTPIKDGQGGTAFAILSEEERHKLQLQSISASLASLTRETGPKVVKGDPARKAETPKVGAEHHHYFTPTISISDSALKFTHVLYNLSPAELYEQAIKYEKGSFITSAGALATLSGAKTGRSPRDKRVVKDETTAEELWWGKGSPNIEMDEHTFLVNRERAVDYLNSLEKIFVNDQFLNWDPENRIKVRIVSARAYHSLFMHNMCIRPTPEELENFGTPDFTIYNAGQFPCNRYTHYMTSSTSVDLNLARREMVILGTQYAGEMKKGLFSVMHYLMPKRQILSLHSGCNVGRDGDVALFFGLSGTGKTTLSTDHNRLLVGDDEHCWGDTGVSNIEGGCYAKCIDLSKEKEPDIWNAIKFGTVLENVVFDEHTREVDYSDKSVTENTRASYPIEYIPNAKIPCVGPHPKNVILLACDAFGVLPPVSKLSLAQTMYHFISGYTALVAGTEDGIKEPQATFSACFGAAFVMLHPTRYAAMLAEKMQKYGATGWLVNTGWSGGRYGVGSRIKLAYTRKIIDAIHSGSLLTASYKKTEVFGLEIPTEVEGVPSEILDPMNTWVDKAAYKETLLKLAGLFKKNFEVFANYRIGKDSKLTEEILHAGPNF
- the LOC103708390 gene encoding glutamyl-tRNA reductase 2-like, yielding MAVVSGSVASLLGPKAAPSLRRKSSNAPFSALPGFRVVPRPPVCVGNPRGRVRGSPRCEATVDLVEARTASRASSASALEQFKISADRYMKERSSIAVIGLSVHTAPVEMREKLAVPEAQWPRAIEELCSLNHVEEAAVLSTCNRMEIYVVVLSWHRGIREVTEWMAKTSGIPVSELRQHLFMLRDSDATGHLFEVSAGLDSLVLGEGQILAQVKQVVRVGQGSRGLGKNIDRMFKDAITAGKRVRSETNISSGAVSVSSAAVELALMKLPKSYLPSARMLVIGAGKMGKLVIKHLVAKGFQRIMVVNRSVEKVDAIREEMKDVEIIFRPFTDMLPSAAEADVVFTSTASETPLFLKEHVEGLPPVSDAIGAVRLFIDISVPRNVASCVSDLEYARVYNVDDLKSVVEANKEDRLRKAMEARAIITQELKRFEAWRDSLETVPTIKKLRSYADRIKASELEKCLQKIGDDALTKKMRRAIEELSSGIVNKLLHGPLQHLRCDGSDSRTLDETLENMHALNRMFSLDTEKAIMEQKIKAKVEKTRS